A DNA window from Enterobacter cloacae subsp. cloacae ATCC 13047 contains the following coding sequences:
- the alr gene encoding alanine racemase: MQAATVVINRRALRHNLQRLRELAPASKLVAVVKANAYGHGLLETARTLPDADAFGVARLEEALRLRAGGITQPILLLEGFFEAADLPTIADQHLHTAVHNEEQLSALETAELSEPVTVWMKLDTGMHRLGVRPEHAQAFYQRLCQCKNVRQPVNIVSHFARADEPDCGATEQQLDIFNTFCEGKPGMRSIAASGGILLWPQSHFDWARPGIILYGVSPLENRPWGPDFGFQPVMSLVSKLIAVREHKAGEPVGYGGTWTSARDTRLGVVAMGYGDGYPRAAPSGTPVLVNGREVKIVGRVAMDMICVDLGPDAQDKAGDDVVMWGDGLPVERIAEITKVSAYELITRLTSRVAMKYID; this comes from the coding sequence ATGCAAGCGGCAACTGTTGTGATTAACCGCCGCGCTCTGCGACACAACCTGCAACGTCTGCGTGAACTGGCTCCCGCCAGTAAACTTGTTGCAGTCGTGAAAGCGAACGCTTACGGACACGGTCTTCTTGAGACCGCGCGAACGCTCCCCGATGCCGACGCCTTTGGCGTTGCCCGTCTTGAAGAAGCCCTCCGCCTGCGCGCGGGGGGGATCACCCAACCGATTTTGCTGCTCGAAGGCTTTTTTGAGGCTGCAGACCTGCCGACTATTGCAGACCAGCATTTGCACACGGCGGTACACAACGAAGAACAGCTTTCCGCTCTCGAAACCGCTGAGCTGAGCGAGCCAGTCACCGTCTGGATGAAGCTCGATACGGGCATGCACCGTCTGGGCGTACGTCCAGAACACGCGCAGGCGTTTTATCAGCGTCTGTGCCAGTGCAAAAATGTCCGCCAGCCGGTAAATATTGTCAGCCATTTTGCCCGGGCTGATGAGCCTGACTGCGGCGCTACTGAACAACAACTCGACATCTTTAACACCTTCTGCGAAGGCAAGCCGGGGATGCGCTCTATCGCGGCCTCCGGTGGCATTCTTCTGTGGCCGCAGTCGCACTTCGACTGGGCGCGTCCGGGGATTATTCTTTACGGCGTATCGCCGCTGGAGAACAGACCCTGGGGGCCGGACTTTGGCTTCCAGCCGGTGATGTCCCTGGTGTCTAAGCTGATTGCGGTGCGTGAGCACAAGGCGGGGGAACCGGTGGGTTACGGCGGCACCTGGACCAGCGCGCGTGACACCCGGCTGGGTGTGGTGGCGATGGGGTATGGCGACGGTTATCCACGTGCTGCGCCGTCCGGTACGCCGGTTCTGGTCAATGGCCGCGAAGTGAAGATTGTCGGTCGCGTGGCGATGGACATGATTTGCGTAGATCTTGGCCCCGATGCCCAGGATAAAGCGGGCGACGATGTGGTGATGTGGGGTGACGGTTTGCCCGTCGAACGCATCGCGGAAATCACGAAAGTGAGTGCTTACGAACTTATAACGCGCCTGACATCAAGGGTGGCGATGAAGTACATCGATTAA
- the dinF gene encoding MATE family efflux transporter DinF has product MSLLTASDKALWRLALPMIFSNITVPLLGLVDTAVIGHLDSPIYLGGVAIGATATSFLFMLLLFLRMSTTGLTAQAYGAKDPLRLARALVQPLILALGAGALIAILRTPLIDLALHVVGGSEAVLEQARRFLEIRWLSAPASLANLVLLGWLLGVQYARAPVILLVVGNLLNIVLDLWLVMGLHMNVQGAALATAIAEYGTFILGLWMVWRVLVMRGISLALLKSAWRGNIRTLLALNRDIMLRSLLLQLCFGALTVFGARLGPDIVAVNAVLMTLLTFTAYALDGFAYAVEAHSGQAYGARESGQLRDVWRAACRQSGLVALTFALIYACFGEQIIALLTSLPALRELASHYLIWQVILPVVGVWCYLLDGMFIGATRGAEMRNSMAVAAAGFALTLLTLPWLGNHGLWLSLAVFLALRGLSLGFIWHRHWQNNTWLPSRNDIS; this is encoded by the coding sequence ATGTCACTGCTTACGGCATCCGATAAGGCATTGTGGCGTCTTGCACTGCCGATGATTTTTTCCAATATCACCGTTCCTCTGCTGGGGCTGGTGGATACGGCAGTTATTGGTCACCTTGATTCACCCATCTATCTGGGCGGTGTGGCGATTGGCGCGACGGCGACCAGCTTCCTTTTTATGCTCCTGCTCTTTTTGCGCATGAGTACCACCGGGCTTACGGCGCAGGCGTACGGTGCTAAAGATCCTTTGCGTCTGGCGCGCGCGCTGGTTCAGCCGTTAATTCTGGCGCTTGGGGCAGGCGCGTTAATCGCTATATTACGTACCCCACTGATTGATCTGGCGCTGCATGTCGTTGGCGGCAGCGAGGCGGTACTGGAGCAGGCACGACGCTTCCTTGAAATTCGCTGGCTCAGCGCGCCCGCGTCGCTGGCCAATCTGGTTCTGCTGGGGTGGTTACTCGGCGTGCAGTATGCCCGCGCGCCCGTAATCCTGTTGGTGGTAGGCAACCTCCTCAACATCGTGCTCGATCTCTGGCTGGTGATGGGCCTGCACATGAACGTACAGGGTGCGGCACTGGCGACGGCGATTGCCGAATACGGGACGTTTATCCTTGGTCTGTGGATGGTCTGGCGGGTGCTTGTCATGCGGGGGATTTCCCTTGCTCTGCTCAAGAGTGCATGGCGAGGCAATATCCGCACCCTGCTGGCGCTTAATCGCGACATTATGCTGCGCTCATTGCTGCTGCAGCTCTGTTTCGGCGCACTGACGGTCTTTGGCGCCCGGCTTGGGCCAGATATCGTCGCGGTGAATGCCGTTCTGATGACGCTGCTGACCTTTACCGCCTATGCACTGGATGGCTTTGCCTATGCTGTGGAAGCGCATTCCGGCCAGGCATACGGCGCACGTGAAAGTGGTCAGCTGCGGGATGTCTGGCGGGCGGCCTGTCGGCAGTCGGGGCTGGTGGCGCTGACGTTCGCGCTGATTTACGCCTGTTTTGGCGAACAGATTATTGCGTTACTCACCTCCCTTCCTGCACTGCGCGAGCTGGCAAGCCATTACCTCATCTGGCAGGTCATTTTGCCGGTGGTGGGGGTCTGGTGCTATCTGCTGGACGGTATGTTTATTGGCGCGACGCGAGGAGCGGAGATGCGTAACAGCATGGCGGTGGCGGCGGCTGGTTTTGCCCTGACGCTGCTCACGCTCCCCTGGCTGGGTAACCATGGTTTATGGCTCTCCCTGGCGGTCTTTCTCGCGTTGCGGGGCCTGTCACTGGGCTTTATCTGGCACCGGCACTGGCAAAACAATACCTGGCTTCCTTCCCGCAACGATATATCGTGA
- the lexA gene encoding transcriptional repressor LexA, with translation MKALTTRQQEVFDLIRDHIGQTGMPPTRAEIAQRLGFRSPNAAEEHLKALARKGVIEIVSGASRGIRLLVEEETGIPLVGRVAAGEPLLAQQHIEGHYQVDPGMFKPSADFLLRVSGMSMKDIGILDGDLLAVHKTQDVRNGQVVVARIDDEVTVKRLKKQGNTVQLLPENNEFSPIVVDLREQNFSIEGLAVGVIRNGEWL, from the coding sequence ATGAAAGCGTTAACGACCAGGCAGCAAGAGGTGTTTGATCTCATTCGGGATCATATCGGCCAGACGGGTATGCCACCCACGCGTGCGGAAATCGCGCAGCGTCTGGGCTTCCGTTCTCCGAACGCTGCCGAGGAACACCTGAAAGCGCTGGCGCGTAAAGGCGTAATTGAGATTGTATCGGGTGCTTCACGCGGTATCCGCCTGCTGGTGGAAGAAGAGACGGGCATTCCGCTGGTGGGGCGCGTCGCGGCAGGTGAACCTCTGCTGGCGCAACAGCATATTGAAGGCCACTACCAGGTTGATCCCGGCATGTTCAAGCCGAGCGCGGATTTCCTGCTGCGTGTAAGCGGTATGTCCATGAAAGACATCGGTATTCTTGACGGCGATCTGCTTGCGGTGCATAAAACGCAAGACGTGCGTAACGGCCAGGTTGTGGTGGCACGCATCGATGATGAAGTCACCGTTAAACGCCTGAAAAAGCAAGGTAATACGGTTCAGCTGCTGCCGGAAAACAACGAGTTTTCCCCGATTGTGGTAGACCTCCGCGAACAAAACTTCTCTATCGAGGGGCTGGCGGTAGGGGTCATTCGCAACGGAGAATGGCTGTAA
- the dnaB gene encoding replicative DNA helicase — protein MAGNKPFNKQTEPRERDFQVAGLKVPPHSIEAEQSVLGGLMLDNERWDDVAERVVSDDFYTRPHRHIFTEMARLQESGSPIDLITLAESLERQGQLDSVGGFAYLAELSKNTPSAANISAYADIVRERAVVREMISVANEIAEAGFDPQGRTSEDLLDLAESRVFKIAESRANKDEGPKNIADVLDATVARIEQLFQQPHDGVTGVNTGYDDLNKKTAGLQPSDLIIVAARPSMGKTTFAMNLVENAAMLQDKPVLIFSLEMPSEQIMMRSLASLSRVDQTRIRTGQLDDEDWARISGTMGILLEKRNIYIDDSSGLTPTEVRSRARRIAREHGGIGLIMIDYLQLMRVPSLSDNRTLEIAEISRSLKALAKELHVPVVALSQLNRSLEQRADKRPVNSDLRESGSIEQDADLIMFIYRDEVYHENSDLKGIAEIIIGKQRNGPIGTVRLTFNGQWSRFDNYAGPQYDDE, from the coding sequence ATGGCAGGAAACAAACCCTTCAACAAACAGACTGAACCTCGTGAGCGTGATTTTCAGGTCGCCGGGTTAAAAGTCCCGCCGCACTCGATTGAAGCGGAACAGTCGGTGTTGGGCGGTTTAATGCTGGATAACGAGCGCTGGGACGACGTCGCCGAGCGCGTCGTGTCCGACGATTTCTACACCCGCCCGCACCGCCACATCTTCACCGAAATGGCGCGCCTGCAGGAGTCCGGTAGCCCGATTGACCTGATTACGCTCGCGGAATCGCTGGAGCGGCAGGGGCAACTGGACAGCGTTGGCGGTTTTGCTTATTTAGCAGAACTGTCGAAAAACACGCCAAGTGCAGCGAACATTAGCGCTTATGCGGACATCGTTCGCGAACGCGCCGTTGTTCGTGAGATGATCTCGGTCGCGAATGAAATCGCCGAAGCGGGCTTTGATCCGCAGGGTCGCACCAGCGAAGACCTGCTCGATCTCGCGGAATCCCGCGTCTTTAAAATCGCTGAAAGTCGCGCCAATAAAGACGAAGGCCCGAAAAACATCGCCGATGTACTCGATGCCACCGTCGCCCGTATTGAACAGCTCTTCCAGCAGCCGCACGATGGCGTAACCGGAGTTAACACCGGCTATGACGATCTCAATAAGAAAACCGCAGGCCTGCAGCCGTCGGATTTGATTATCGTCGCCGCGCGTCCGTCGATGGGTAAAACCACCTTTGCGATGAACCTCGTCGAAAACGCGGCGATGTTGCAGGATAAACCGGTCTTAATCTTCAGTCTGGAGATGCCATCTGAGCAGATCATGATGCGTTCTCTGGCGTCGCTTTCTCGTGTGGATCAGACCCGTATCCGTACCGGTCAGCTCGACGATGAGGACTGGGCGCGTATCTCCGGCACCATGGGGATCCTGCTTGAAAAACGTAACATCTATATCGATGACTCCTCCGGCCTGACGCCGACAGAAGTGCGCTCCCGTGCGCGCCGTATCGCCCGCGAGCATGGCGGTATTGGCCTTATCATGATCGACTACCTTCAGCTGATGCGCGTGCCGTCGCTCTCCGATAACCGTACGCTGGAGATTGCGGAAATTTCCCGCTCGCTCAAGGCATTAGCCAAAGAGCTGCATGTGCCTGTCGTGGCGCTCTCGCAGCTTAACCGCTCCCTGGAACAACGTGCCGACAAACGCCCGGTCAACTCCGACCTGCGTGAATCCGGCTCCATCGAGCAGGATGCCGACTTAATCATGTTCATCTACCGTGATGAGGTTTATCACGAGAACAGCGACCTGAAAGGGATCGCCGAAATTATTATCGGTAAACAACGTAACGGCCCTATCGGTACGGTGCGTCTGACCTTTAACGGACAGTGGTCGCGTTTCGACAACTATGCCGGTCCTCAATATGATGATGAGTAA
- the dusA gene encoding tRNA dihydrouridine(20/20a) synthase DusA produces MSSEHQTAFPAHRFSIAPMLDWTDRHCRYFLRQLSRHTLLYTEMVTTGAIIHGKGDYLAYSEEEHPVALQLGGSDPAALAHCAKLAEERGYDEINLNVGCPSDRVQNGMFGACLMGNAQLVADCIKAMRDVVSIPVTVKTRIGIDDQDSYEFLCDFINTVAGKGECEMFIIHARKAWLSGLSPKENREIPPLDYPRVYQLKRDFPHLTMSINGGIKSLDEAKTHLAHMDGVMVGREAYQNPGILTTVDREIFGVEGADTDPVAVVRAMYPYIERELSNGTYLGHITRHMLGLFQGIPGARQWRRYLSENAHKAGADIEVLEQALRLVADKR; encoded by the coding sequence ATGTCGTCAGAACACCAGACTGCCTTTCCCGCACACCGTTTCTCCATTGCGCCCATGCTCGACTGGACGGACAGACACTGCCGCTATTTCCTGCGCCAGCTCTCCCGCCATACGCTGCTGTACACCGAAATGGTCACCACCGGTGCAATTATTCACGGTAAGGGCGACTATCTGGCGTACAGCGAAGAAGAGCATCCGGTTGCCCTGCAGCTGGGTGGCAGCGATCCGGCTGCGCTGGCGCACTGTGCGAAGCTGGCAGAAGAACGTGGCTACGACGAAATTAACCTTAACGTTGGCTGTCCGTCCGATCGCGTGCAAAACGGCATGTTCGGCGCCTGTCTGATGGGGAACGCACAGCTGGTAGCGGACTGCATCAAGGCGATGCGTGATGTGGTCTCCATTCCGGTGACGGTGAAGACCCGTATCGGTATTGATGACCAGGACAGCTACGAATTCTTGTGTGATTTCATCAATACGGTTGCCGGAAAGGGCGAGTGCGAGATGTTTATCATCCATGCGCGTAAAGCCTGGCTCTCTGGCCTTAGCCCGAAAGAGAACCGCGAAATTCCGCCGCTGGACTACCCGCGTGTGTATCAACTGAAGCGGGACTTCCCGCACCTGACCATGTCGATCAACGGTGGTATCAAGTCGCTCGACGAGGCCAAAACACATCTGGCGCATATGGATGGCGTGATGGTCGGTCGCGAGGCATATCAGAATCCGGGTATTCTGACGACGGTCGATCGCGAGATCTTCGGCGTTGAAGGCGCAGACACTGACCCGGTTGCCGTGGTGCGGGCCATGTATCCGTACATTGAACGTGAGCTGAGTAACGGCACTTACCTTGGCCATATCACGCGTCATATGCTTGGCCTGTTCCAGGGGATCCCGGGCGCACGCCAGTGGCGTCGCTATCTGAGCGAGAACGCGCATAAAGCTGGCGCGGATATCGAAGTGCTGGAACAGGCGCTACGCCTGGTTGCAGATAAACGATAA
- a CDS encoding quinone oxidoreductase: MATRIEFHKHGGPDVLNAVEFTPAAPGENEVQVENKAIGINYIDTYIRGGLYPPPSLPSGLGTEAAGVVSKVGSAVKHVKEGDRVVYAQSALGAYSSVHNVPADKVALLPNAISFEQAAASFLKGLTVYYLLRKTYEIKPDEQFLFHAAAGGVGLIACQWAKALGAKLIGTVGSAQKAQRALQAGAWQVINYREESIVERLKEVTGGKKVRVVYDSVGKDTWEASLDCLQRRGLMVSFGNASGAVTGVNLGILNQKGSLYVTRPSLQGYITNREELLEASNELFSLIASGVIKVDVADAQKYALSDAQRAHEVLESRSTQGSSLLIP; the protein is encoded by the coding sequence ATGGCAACACGTATTGAATTTCACAAGCATGGTGGCCCTGACGTACTCAACGCGGTGGAGTTTACCCCCGCCGCGCCTGGCGAAAATGAAGTGCAGGTTGAAAATAAAGCCATCGGCATTAACTACATCGACACCTATATTCGCGGCGGTCTTTATCCACCGCCGTCACTGCCGAGCGGTCTGGGTACCGAAGCGGCGGGCGTGGTCAGCAAAGTGGGCAGCGCCGTTAAGCATGTTAAAGAAGGCGATCGCGTGGTGTATGCGCAATCGGCGCTGGGCGCTTACAGCTCCGTACACAACGTTCCGGCTGACAAAGTTGCCCTCCTGCCCAATGCCATTTCGTTTGAACAGGCCGCGGCCTCCTTCCTGAAAGGGCTGACGGTCTATTATCTGCTGCGCAAAACCTATGAAATCAAACCCGACGAGCAGTTCCTGTTCCATGCGGCAGCGGGCGGCGTAGGGCTCATCGCCTGCCAGTGGGCCAAAGCGTTAGGCGCAAAACTGATCGGCACCGTGGGGAGCGCGCAAAAAGCCCAGCGCGCGCTGCAGGCCGGCGCCTGGCAGGTGATTAACTACCGGGAAGAGAGCATCGTTGAACGCTTAAAAGAGGTAACCGGCGGCAAAAAAGTGCGCGTGGTATATGACTCGGTAGGGAAAGATACCTGGGAAGCGTCTCTGGACTGCCTGCAGCGCCGCGGTCTGATGGTGAGCTTCGGTAACGCGTCAGGCGCGGTGACCGGTGTGAATCTGGGTATTCTGAACCAGAAAGGCTCGCTGTATGTCACTCGTCCATCCCTGCAGGGCTACATCACCAATCGCGAAGAGTTGCTCGAAGCCAGTAACGAACTGTTCTCGCTGATTGCCAGCGGGGTCATCAAAGTGGATGTGGCAGATGCGCAGAAGTACGCGCTAAGCGATGCGCAACGTGCGCATGAGGTGCTGGAGAGCCGGTCAACGCAGGGGTCAAGTCTGTTAATTCCCTGA
- a CDS encoding diacylglycerol kinase, translated as MANNTTGLTRIIKAAGYSWKGFRAAWVNEAAFRQEGVAAIVAVIIACFLDVDAITRVLLIGSVLLVMIVEILNSAIEAVVDRIGSDFHELSGRAKDMGSAAVLLAIITAVITWVTLLWSHFR; from the coding sequence ATGGCCAATAATACCACTGGGTTAACCCGTATCATTAAAGCTGCTGGCTATTCCTGGAAAGGTTTTCGCGCCGCTTGGGTCAACGAAGCCGCGTTTCGCCAGGAGGGTGTCGCCGCGATTGTCGCGGTGATTATCGCCTGTTTCCTTGATGTTGATGCCATTACCCGCGTGCTTCTGATCGGCTCCGTGCTGTTGGTGATGATAGTGGAAATTCTTAATAGCGCTATTGAGGCCGTTGTGGACCGTATTGGCTCTGATTTCCACGAACTTTCTGGCCGGGCAAAAGACATGGGCTCTGCTGCCGTGTTGCTGGCGATTATCACTGCGGTCATCACCTGGGTCACGCTGCTTTGGTCACATTTCCGATGA
- the zur gene encoding zinc uptake transcriptional repressor Zur translates to MDKSTKELLAQAEKLCAQRNVRLTPQRLEVLRLMTLQQGAISAYDLLDLLRESEPQAKPPTVYRALDFLLEQGFVHKVESTNSYVLCHLFDQPTHTSAMFICDRCGVVKEEGAEGVEDIMHTLAARMGFALRHNVIEAHGLCSACVEVEACRHQDACHHDHSILVKKKPR, encoded by the coding sequence ATGGATAAGTCCACAAAAGAGCTGTTAGCGCAGGCAGAGAAGCTGTGCGCGCAACGCAATGTGCGCCTGACTCCGCAGCGCCTTGAAGTCTTGCGTCTGATGACCCTGCAGCAGGGCGCCATCAGCGCATACGACCTGCTCGACCTGCTGCGCGAAAGCGAGCCACAGGCTAAACCGCCTACGGTCTATCGTGCGCTAGATTTTCTGCTGGAACAAGGGTTTGTACATAAGGTCGAATCCACAAACAGTTATGTGTTGTGTCATCTTTTTGACCAGCCAACCCATACGTCGGCCATGTTTATCTGCGACCGTTGTGGCGTGGTGAAAGAAGAAGGGGCGGAAGGCGTAGAAGATATTATGCATACGCTGGCGGCCAGAATGGGCTTTGCCTTGCGCCATAACGTCATTGAAGCACACGGATTATGCTCTGCGTGTGTAGAAGTGGAGGCCTGCCGGCATCAGGACGCGTGCCACCATGACCACTCTATCCTCGTAAAGAAAAAGCCGCGTTAA
- a CDS encoding cupin domain-containing protein: MKKPDCIRHWRDVEEPDNSTYPDSNELFSIGAPLARHLGLRRIGIHHERLPPGRRTSYPHAESDEEEFIYVLEGYPEAWINGYLWKLEPGDSVGFPAGTGVCHTFINNTEEEVRLLVVGEANKKHNRIYYPLNPEYAATREDRWVDHPPQFFGPHDGKPGKK, translated from the coding sequence ATGAAAAAACCTGACTGTATTCGGCACTGGCGAGACGTGGAAGAGCCAGATAATTCAACCTATCCCGACAGCAACGAGCTTTTCTCCATCGGTGCACCGCTGGCTCGTCACCTGGGGCTCAGGCGAATCGGTATTCACCACGAGCGTTTGCCGCCCGGGCGTCGAACCTCCTATCCCCACGCGGAAAGCGACGAAGAAGAGTTCATCTATGTGCTGGAAGGGTATCCGGAAGCCTGGATTAACGGCTATTTGTGGAAGCTTGAACCCGGCGACAGCGTAGGGTTTCCTGCTGGCACCGGCGTCTGCCATACCTTTATTAATAACACCGAAGAAGAGGTGCGATTACTGGTTGTTGGCGAGGCTAACAAGAAGCACAACCGAATCTACTATCCGCTTAATCCGGAGTATGCCGCCACGCGTGAAGATCGCTGGGTTGATCATCCCCCTCAGTTCTTTGGGCCGCACGATGGAAAACCTGGGAAAAAATAA
- the traF gene encoding conjugal transfer protein TraF, with protein MANQAGAANTWTESRSDAMGGTGVASGSYGSGALINPALLAKAKPDDDVTVILPSVGVQVTDEDNLQDEIDTINDKINHYKDVVDSLTPIEVITNPLGSIDQFQGAAKDLADELDYLKGKTARATAGAGIAVSIPNDVLSVAFMAKGYAHGRVSSSIDQQDIDYLRSIQNSDAVAAGVALDAALNGTDQITKNLNSTASGRAAIVSDYGVAIARQFDLGGVPVSLGVTPKLQKTWIYNYTTSIYDYDSNKWNDSRYRKDDTGFNVDAGIAADFGENWTVGVSGQNLMSRDIDTKDIRIRNGRTGEVVSYKDTYQIRPLVTAGAAWHNDLVTLTADGDLTETKGFKSEDTSQYVGVGAEVTPLSWLAVRAGYRADMKGNDSNVFTGGVGFAPFNTVHVDLMGLYGEDETWGAGAQLSMTF; from the coding sequence ATGGCAAATCAGGCGGGAGCAGCCAATACCTGGACAGAATCACGTAGCGACGCAATGGGTGGCACGGGCGTCGCTTCGGGCAGCTATGGCAGCGGGGCGTTAATCAACCCTGCGTTGTTGGCAAAGGCGAAACCGGACGATGATGTGACGGTTATTTTACCGTCCGTCGGCGTGCAGGTGACGGATGAAGACAATCTTCAGGATGAGATTGATACCATCAACGATAAAATCAATCACTATAAGGATGTGGTTGATAGCCTGACCCCCATCGAAGTGATTACCAACCCGCTGGGCTCAATCGATCAGTTCCAGGGAGCGGCAAAAGATCTTGCCGATGAACTGGACTATCTCAAAGGCAAAACCGCACGCGCTACGGCAGGCGCGGGGATTGCGGTGAGTATCCCTAACGATGTGCTCTCCGTGGCCTTTATGGCGAAAGGCTATGCCCACGGGCGCGTCAGCTCTTCCATCGATCAGCAAGATATTGATTACCTGCGCAGTATCCAAAACAGCGATGCGGTGGCGGCGGGCGTGGCACTGGATGCGGCGCTAAACGGTACCGATCAAATCACGAAAAACCTTAACTCTACGGCGTCTGGCCGGGCGGCAATTGTCTCCGATTATGGTGTTGCCATTGCCCGTCAGTTCGATCTGGGTGGCGTCCCGGTTTCCCTTGGTGTCACGCCAAAACTGCAGAAAACCTGGATCTACAACTACACCACCTCAATTTACGATTACGACAGTAACAAGTGGAACGACAGCCGCTACCGGAAAGACGATACCGGCTTTAACGTGGATGCCGGTATCGCGGCCGATTTCGGCGAGAACTGGACGGTCGGGGTGAGCGGGCAAAACCTGATGTCGCGCGATATCGACACCAAGGACATTCGCATCCGCAACGGGCGCACGGGGGAAGTGGTGAGCTATAAAGACACCTATCAAATCCGTCCGCTGGTGACGGCCGGTGCCGCCTGGCACAACGATCTGGTGACCCTGACTGCCGATGGCGATCTGACAGAAACCAAAGGCTTTAAAAGCGAAGATACCTCGCAGTATGTTGGCGTGGGTGCGGAAGTGACGCCGCTAAGCTGGCTGGCCGTGCGGGCGGGTTATCGTGCCGATATGAAAGGGAATGACAGTAACGTCTTTACCGGTGGTGTTGGTTTTGCACCGTTTAACACGGTCCACGTCGACCTGATGGGGCTCTACGGTGAAGATGAAACCTGGGGCGCAGGGGCGCAGTTGAGTATGACGTTCTAA
- a CDS encoding CsbD family protein: MNKDEIGGNWKQFKGKAKEQWGKLTDDDMTVIEGKRDQLVGKIQERYGYEKDQAEKEVGDWEKRNDYRW, encoded by the coding sequence ATGAATAAAGACGAAATCGGCGGCAACTGGAAGCAGTTCAAAGGTAAAGCGAAAGAACAGTGGGGTAAGCTGACGGATGACGATATGACGGTCATCGAAGGTAAACGCGATCAGCTTGTCGGTAAAATTCAGGAACGCTACGGTTACGAGAAAGACCAGGCGGAAAAAGAGGTCGGCGACTGGGAAAAACGCAACGACTACCGTTGGTAA
- the pspG gene encoding envelope stress response protein PspG → MLELLFVIGFFVMLLATGVSLLGILAALVVATVVMFIGGLFALTIKLLPWLLLAVAVVWVIRAIKSPKLPTYQRNNRFRY, encoded by the coding sequence ATGCTGGAACTGCTTTTTGTGATTGGCTTTTTTGTCATGCTGTTAGCCACCGGCGTGTCGCTGCTCGGCATTCTGGCAGCGCTTGTGGTGGCGACAGTGGTCATGTTTATTGGCGGATTATTTGCCCTGACGATCAAACTTCTGCCGTGGCTGCTGCTGGCCGTTGCGGTGGTGTGGGTTATACGGGCGATTAAATCACCAAAACTGCCCACTTATCAGCGTAATAACCGCTTTCGTTACTAA